GTGAAACTATCCAGAATACAATTCCGGTAATCCCCGAGATAATAGTTGTTCCACCAACACCCAGAACAATGGCGATGAGAGCGGAAACCATAACCAGTTCCCGGTCTCCGCCCATGACGAGTATTTTCCTGTTCAGCGATTCGTGAATTACGACTGTCCTCACAGAACTGCTCCTTTGAAGGACCATGTGTTTTCAACCAGAGTAGAGCCGAACACCACGATGCAGATGGCTAGCACAACACCCAATAAAAGTTTAATCGGTCCGGTCATGTCATCATGACGAAACATCAATGACAGGCCGACTCCAACTATTCCCCCGATCGACATGTATTTGCCTACAGGACCTGTGAAAATACCTACAAAGGTTTCAAAAGGTGTGTTGAAGTCAGATATATTTGTTGCTGCCAGAGCTGACCCAGGAATGAGTAGCAGGTTGCCCAAAACCATAATCAAAAGGCTGTTAATCTTTTTCATTGTAGATGTACTCCAATATGTATTGTTGGTTTTCGGCATTGAAGCCGGAAACATTGGCTACTTCTGAAATAGTTCGTCCTGTCTTGGTGCGACGGATAAAAATTACAAAATCCACGGCCGATCCGATTAGATGCGGCATTGGGGATGTAGAAGCTTCCGCAATAAGCTGCTCGATTCGAAGAAGACCTTCAGATGCGGAGTTGGCGTGAACCGTTGCCAAGCCTCCAGGATGTCCGGTGTTCCAGCTTTTGAGTAGGTCAAGTGCTTCTCCTCCTCGAACTTCGCCCACGAGTATCCGGTCCGGGCGAAGTCTCATTGTCGCCCGGACCAATGTCTGGATGGTTGTGCTGTGAGTAGATCTTAAGAGAAGAGTATTGCGAGATTGGCTTTGCAATTCTGCCGTGTCTTCGATGATGACCAGTCGATCGACCGGGGCAATCTCTGATATTGATTTAATAATTCCGTTTACTAGTGTCGTCTTGCCGGAGCCAGTACCACCGACCACGACAATGTTCTTTTTCTGGGATATGGCAGCTTTTATTGAGTGCATGACTTCAAGAGTCATGATTTTTGACTCCACATATTGCTCAAGAGTGAAGACATGGCTGGCTTTTTTACGGATGGTAAAGGAAGCAGCCTGTACCACAGGTGGGAACAGCCCCTCAAAGCGGCTTCCATTAAGCGGTGCCGCCTTGGGGAGTTCTCCTTCAACGATCGGGGATTCTTTGGTTACAATCGTATCGAGAGCACTGGCTACCAGTGAGATAATCATGGCAGTTTGAACGGACGAAATTTGCCCCGCCTCCTTCATTTCCTCGCCAAGTCTTTCAATCCAAAGTTTGCCATCTGGGTTGACCATGATTTCAACAACCCGTTCATCTTCCAGAGCAGAAACGATGCCTTGTCCCATATTGTGGAGCAGGTTGTTTACAAGGCGGTCTTCCATCGTAAGTTCTTTCATCACGAACCCCACACAATGACTGAGATTGAAACCGCGATGGATAAGCAGAACATGACCGAGGCAAAGATTGCCAATCCTCTTACTGATCCAAGGAAACGGTCCATCTGCCCTTCATGAGTCTTGACCACACTCAGGCAGTTTTCAATGTTCGCCTTAACCGCCTTGCTCAGTAGGCTGTTGGTGGACTTGCGAACCTCAAGGGCAAAGGAGGAGACATGCTCCTCCATATCCTTTGCAAGCTGCTGTCTATGGGTTTGCAACAGACAGTCATACTCATTCAGGGCGGCGCGATGCATAGTCACTGCAACGAGGATGGGATCATCCTCATCGAGCAGCAGATTGTGCTCTTTAGCAATTAGGTCGCGCACACCCTGAATGGTGAGGGGGGCGTTTTCGGTAGTCTGGTCAGACATTAAAAGTCCTTACATTCCGCAGTTAACAAGTTCAGTTCTCATTTCGTTCCAGAACATTTTAAGACGCTGCCTGGTCATGATCGGCAGGTGGCTTTCCTGTGCTTCCTGAAAGGACATCTTTGCGGTCAGAAGATTTTCAATATCCCGACCAAATGTTTCTTTTTTCTTTACGGGTATGCGTACCAGAGCGGCCAGACGATGTGAGTTGTCACGATAGACTTTAAATTCTTCGAAGCTCTTACCATTCATGGCGATCTGACCGAAAAATCCATTGAGCCAAATGTAGATGGGCACATGAAATGAGTTAATTAGTGAGCTGAGTCCGCTTAGAGTGTCGGGGAGAGCCTGCCCACCGGTAATGACAGTATGCAGATTAATTTGATGCCCAGCTTCAGCAAGCATGGGGAATACTTCGTTGTCGACAAGGTAGCTTGCAAGCGGGACGAAGGTGGCGGCACCATTATCAATGACCATTTCCGATTCATCGGGCAGGGCCATCATCAGTTCGACTAAAGTGTCGAACCGTCTGGGATCGATGTCGTCACCATTCATAATATCAAGAGAAGTAACACCGAATCTTTCGTATCCTGAAAAAGTCGCGTTTACCGGGTCGGTATCCACGCAGCATACTTCTTTACCTGATTCCAGCAGATGTTGGGTCAGGAAGCTGGCGACAAGGCTTTTGCCTACACCGCCCTTACCTTGAAAAATTGCATTAATAGTAGCCATAGTTTCACTCCTTGTATTTATTTACCGATCAGTTTTTCGTTGAGGACTTTCTTGGTAACTTTATTTTCGTGGACAAATGCTTTGTTGTCAGGATGTCCTGCATTGGGACCGCCTCCGCTCAGGGGTACAAGGGGCGCGGAAGCGGTCCGTACAGCAGGAGTGCCTGGTATGGCCGGGGATGAGTTGCGAGATCTTAAGCTTTGTCCAGTAAAGGGATCGAAACGGCAGAAGTGGATGTAAGTCATGGATACTTTGCCTTCCCCATGAAGCTGCTCGTAAATGGCTTTTTTCGTGTAGCCTTGCTGAGTGAGTTCTTTGATTGTTTTGATATTTGCTAAGAACTCAACCCGTGCGAAACCTTTATTTTTTTTCGCCATTTGAATCTTCCTCTAAAAGCAACATCATACCTAAGAGACGTTTAGCTTCTGGAAACCCTTTTTTTCGTGCTGCTTGGAATGGACGATACCCTGAATATCCAAGGCATAATGCCACTTTTGTCAGGGTGCCATATTTTTCAACAAGTCGTTGGACTATGAACTCATCGCTTATTTTCATAATTTGCATCTATGCTAAATTAGCACAAAATGTCAATGCTAATTTAGCAAATGATTAAAGTCTGATTTCGTATATTTTAAAGCTATGGAAAATTATGGATATAAGTTCGAAAGAGCATTGGTTGCAGAAATTGTGTCTCTGTATATGGAGAAGGGTATTTCTCATACTTCTTTCGCGAAGTTGTTGTATGGAGATACGTCAACAGCACCAAGTAAATGGTGGAAAATTAGAGAGTGTTCGCCTACGGGGAAGCCGCAAAGCTTTCCTGTAACTGAAGCTGTGGCAGCTTCAGAGGTGTTAGGCATAGATGTGGCCAGTTTGTTTTTTAGGGTTCAAGAAAAGATTAGATCTAGAATCTGAAATTTGTTTTTAAGTGTTTGCCTGGTCGTCGAGTTCTTCGGCGGTTTTCTGAATTTCTAGGCCTATTAGAGCTAGAATTGTCCCAATTCTTTCATCAACATTTTCAGCAAGAAAATTAATTGCAGCTGCCAACCTGTACAGGTTTGTTATTTGCTTTCGCATGTCGACTCCTAGGGTGCTGCTGACGAAGGCGTGTTTGTATATGACAAATCGTTACTTGTCTTATTTCTTCTCTTGTGCTAAATTAGCATAAAATCGAATGAGATTAAGTGCTAAAAGAAAATATTCCGGAGTGGTCAGTTAATTGGGATCGCCCATCAACTAACAATGAAAATAACTCTTGCAGATTTTCGACTGACGAGGTGTTTCCTCAGGGTAATCAAGAGATTTGCACGAGGGGTAGGCTTAGCAGTTTTTTAAATAATATATTGGAATGACTTCAGATCATAAGGATTAAATCATGTCACTTTCAAACATCCTAGAATCCCACTTAGGTCGTCGCTATACTGCGGCAGAGGTCGCAGCCGAGTTTGATAAATCTAAAAACTGGGCATATAGAAACGCTGAAGCCCTTGGGGGCGTCAAAATGGGAAAAGAATGGGT
Above is a genomic segment from Maridesulfovibrio sp. containing:
- the trbD gene encoding conjugal transfer protein TrbD, translated to MRTVVIHESLNRKILVMGGDRELVMVSALIAIVLGVGGTTIISGITGIVFWIVSLFVFQKMAQRDPQMFQVWLRHRKQQVFYPARPTPFGQ
- a CDS encoding TrbC/VirB2 family protein encodes the protein MKKINSLLIMVLGNLLLIPGSALAATNISDFNTPFETFVGIFTGPVGKYMSIGGIVGVGLSLMFRHDDMTGPIKLLLGVVLAICIVVFGSTLVENTWSFKGAVL
- the trbB gene encoding P-type conjugative transfer ATPase TrbB, which produces MKELTMEDRLVNNLLHNMGQGIVSALEDERVVEIMVNPDGKLWIERLGEEMKEAGQISSVQTAMIISLVASALDTIVTKESPIVEGELPKAAPLNGSRFEGLFPPVVQAASFTIRKKASHVFTLEQYVESKIMTLEVMHSIKAAISQKKNIVVVGGTGSGKTTLVNGIIKSISEIAPVDRLVIIEDTAELQSQSRNTLLLRSTHSTTIQTLVRATMRLRPDRILVGEVRGGEALDLLKSWNTGHPGGLATVHANSASEGLLRIEQLIAEASTSPMPHLIGSAVDFVIFIRRTKTGRTISEVANVSGFNAENQQYILEYIYNEKD
- a CDS encoding P-loop NTPase; translation: MATINAIFQGKGGVGKSLVASFLTQHLLESGKEVCCVDTDPVNATFSGYERFGVTSLDIMNGDDIDPRRFDTLVELMMALPDESEMVIDNGAATFVPLASYLVDNEVFPMLAEAGHQINLHTVITGGQALPDTLSGLSSLINSFHVPIYIWLNGFFGQIAMNGKSFEEFKVYRDNSHRLAALVRIPVKKKETFGRDIENLLTAKMSFQEAQESHLPIMTRQRLKMFWNEMRTELVNCGM
- a CDS encoding TraK family protein, producing the protein MAKKNKGFARVEFLANIKTIKELTQQGYTKKAIYEQLHGEGKVSMTYIHFCRFDPFTGQSLRSRNSSPAIPGTPAVRTASAPLVPLSGGGPNAGHPDNKAFVHENKVTKKVLNEKLIGK